The Alcaligenes faecalis sequence GTATTGCCACGCTAGCCTTCGGCGCTATCGGCGTAATGGCCGCACAACAACCCGAACGACTGGCCGGTTATTGCATCATTGTGTCCTCTGGCACCTTGCTGGCCGCTCTGGGTATGCCAGGAGTCATTCTGACAGGCCCTGCCCTGTATTACATGCTGAGCAGTGTACTGGCTCTGGGTGCATTTTTCCTGCTGTTGGAGCTGGTCAGCCGCACCAAACCCTTTGGTGCCGATCTGCTGGCCGTCAGCCAGGAAGTCTTTGATCTGGACGACCCGGAGTCCGACGACAATAGCGACGACGTGGTCGGCGTGGCCATCCCCGGCGTAATGGTGTTTCTGGGCATATCCTTTATTGCCTGTGCCTTACTGATAGTGGGCTTGCCACCGCTCTCTGGCTTTGTTGCCAAACTGTCCTTGCTGACAGCCGCCCTGAAAGCCTCGGGCCAGTCGCCCGAACCGCTGAACGCCTGGATTCTGACAGCCGCTGTGCTGATCTCAGGAGTGGCCGGTTTAATTGCCATGGTACGTGTGGGCATCCGTCTGTTCTGGAGCAATAGTTCCTTGACAATTCCCCGCCTGAAGCTGATCGAAGCTACACCCATTGCCAGCATTATTGTTGCTTGCGCGATCTTGAGCTGGTATGCCGGCCCCATCACAACGTACCTCGAACAGACGGCACAACAGTTGGATGAGCCTCGTATTTACATCGGCTCGGTCTTGCGGCAAAACCCCGTGCGTTCTGTCCAGGCGGAGGGATTCTGATGCGACGTTATACCAAACATCTGTTCCTGCCCTTGCTGCTACTGGGGCTGTGGCTGCTGCTAAATGACTCGCTCTCAGCCGGTTATGTGGTGTTGGGCCTATTCCTGGCCATCGCCTTGAGTTTGGCCGCCATTCCTTTCCGTCCGGTTAAAGCCAGCATCCGCCATCCCTTTCTGGCCTTGAAACTCGTCTGCCAAGTAACCAGGGACATTGTGCTGTCCAATATTGCCGTCGGCCATCTGGTGTTGAAAGGTAGCAAGGCACCTCGTCCCGGTTTTTTAGCCATTCCCCTGCGACTCACTGACCCGCATGCTCTGGCTGCCTTGGCCTGCATCATCACCTACACACCAGGTACCGTCTGGGCCGGCTTTGATTATGAAACCCGTATCCTGAGCCTGCATATTCTGGACTTACAAGACGAGCAGGTCTGGTTAGACACTATTCAGAAGCGTTATCAAGAACCGCTACTGGAGATTTTCCAATGATAGACATTGTTTACTGGGCCTGTCAGTTTGCCCTGGGCTGCTTTGTCCTGGGCATGGGCTGCGCTGTCATCCGCTTGCTAAAAGGCCCTTCCGCTGCCGACCGCGTGCTGGCGCTGGACACCATGTACATCAACGGCATGCTGGCCCTGTTAGCCCTGGGCATCCGTTTTGACTCCACCTTGTACTTTGATATCGCCTTGCTCATTGCCCTGTTTGGTTTCGTTGGGTCGGCAGCGATGGCAAAGTTTCTGCTACGCGCCGAGGTGATCGAACCATGAATACGACTTTGTTGCCTTGGTGGCTGGCCATCCCGGTCGCCCTTTTACTGGTACTGAGCGGCATCGTGGCGCTGGTGGGATCGGCTGGCCTGCTACGCTTCAAGCATTTTTACTCCCGCATCCACGCCCCCACCATGGGCAATACGCTGGGTACATTTTTTATGGTGCTAGCCGTGGCGATCAGCGCCAGCCACCTAATGAGCCGCCCTATCCTGCACCCGCTCATCCTGAGTGTCCTCTTGATCATTACCTCGCCAGTGACAACCATCCTTCTGATGCGCGCTGCCATCAAGCGAGAGCATCGCCAGCGCCTGGCTGAATATGGCCCGGATGAACCGGGCTACCTGGACATGCCGCACAAAGCGCCTCTTCCCACAGAAGTACTCGAACCGCACGCCAACGACCAGAGTCAGGTCAAGAAGTAAGCGTTTAGAAAAAGTTTATTACCCCCACTAGCCACTGCTCTACTTATACTACTGTGTGTCTATTGCGTATCGGGGAATGCCCCATACGCAGTCACCTTTGAGGCTTTGCAGCCTGCTGGTCATCCCTTCTCGTTACAGTGCTCGCCAAGCCGTTAATTCTCTTAGCAAGTTAAGGAGTGAGATCGATGAGTCTACGTCTACGCCCATCCCGAATTCTGAATGCAAGCTTGCTCAGCTTAGGTTTGCTATCGTCCGCAGCCTGGGCTCAAACCCCGTCGCAAGACTACCACCGCGATATCCAGCGTTGCGAGCAATTCACCGGGGAGCAACGCACCACTTGCCGTCGCGAAGCTGGTGCCGCCCTGCAAGCCGAGCGTCAGCACAAGCTGGACAAACGCGATCACAACATGGATGCCAACCGTCAGGCGCGTTGCCATCGTCTACCCGCTGATCGCCAGCAAGATTGCCTGAAAGCCATGACCGGCCAGGACACAACCGTGCGCGGTAGCGTAGAAGGCGGCGGTATTCTGCGCGAAACAACGACTGTGGTGCCTGCTCCGTAAGCCTGTTGTGCTGCAGACTGCCCGAACAGGTAGCCGCATAAAAGGAATGGGCCTTTTCAGGCCCATTCTTCATTTCTACTGGCGGTTTTTTCGAGCACTATCCATCTACAGCTCCACCTGTATACCCATCTCCACCACACGATTAGGCGGAATCTTGAAAAAGCGGGTACTGCGGCTGGCATTTCGAGCCATGAATGCAAACAAGCGACGACGCCAGCCCAAATACCAAGGTTGACGCGACTGAATCATCACTGTCTGACGCGACAGGAAATAGGACGTTTGCATAGGCTCCAGATTCAACTCCGGGTGCTCCAGGGCAATCTGCTCCAGCAATTGCGGCACATTAGGCTCCTGCTTGAAGCCCCAGGACGCCACCGCCTGCCAACTGCCACGGCTAAGGCGTTGCAAAGCATAACGCTCCCCAAACGGAACATAAGGCACACCGGCACTCGTCACGGTCAGGAACAAGACCTGCTCGTGCAGAACCTTATTGTGCTTCAGGTTATGCAATAAGGCCGGAGGCACAGAGTCGGGAATCGTGCTCATAAACACCGCCGTACCCGGCACACGGGTCGGAGCATACTCCTCCAGATTCAACAAAAACTCTTTCAGCGGCTGCTTGTTCTCCAGCAAGCGTTCGTGCAAAGCAGCGCGCCCTTGACGCCAGGTCAACATCAGGCCCAACAACACGGAGCCCACCAACAAGGGCAGCCAGCCACCCTCCATGATCTTGAGCGCATTGGCCGAAAACAAAAGCACGTCCAGAACCAGAAAGATCCCCAACAAACCCAACCAGGCCCAGCGTTTGACTCCGCTGGCACGGCGCGGCAGCAAAAGCAAAGCCAGCAAACTGGTCATCAACATGGTGCCTGTGACGGCAAAACCATACGCATGGGCCAGACGATCGGAGGAGCCAAAGCTCAGAACCAGAATCATCACGGCCACACACAGCAGCAAATTCACACGCGGCAGATAAATCTGCCCTTCTTCTTTTGCCGAAGTATGTTGAATTATCATGCGCGGCCAGAACCCAAGCTGAACGGCCTGGCGGGTCACAGAGAAAGCGCCAGAAATCACGGACTGGGACGCAATCACCGTCGCGACCGTGGCCAACATGACCATGGGCACCAAAGCCCAGTTAGGAGCCAGGAAAAAGAAAGGATTACGAATTGCCGTCGGATCAGAAATCAGCAAGGCCCCTTGACCGAAATAGCACAAAACCAGACAAGGCATCACGATCATGAACCAGGCTTTGCGTATCAAGGGACGACCAAAATGCCCCATATCGGCATACAAGGCCTCGGCACCGGTTAACGCCAGTACCAGCGCCCCCAGCAGCAAAAAGGTTTGCCAGGGTGCTTCAGCCACAAAGGCCACGGCCCAACGAGGATCCAAAGCCAGCAAGACTTGCGGGTGCTCAATAACACGCCATAACCCCAACCCACCCAACACCAGAAACCAGGTCAGCATAATAGGGCCGAACAGCTTGCCCATGGTCCCCGTGCCGTGCGACTGAATCAAGAACAAGGCCAGCAACACTCCCAGCGACAGTGGCACAATCCAGGGATCCAGCACATGGGATACCATCCCTATGCCCTCCAGCGCAGACATCACAGAGATGGCTGGTGTGATGATACTGTCTCCGTAAAACAAGGCCGCGCCGATCAGCCCCAGCACCACAATGATCTGACGACGTGGCCCTTGAATGGCGCGTGCAGCCAGCTCCATGAGTGCCAACGTACCGCCCTCCCCCTTATTGTCCAGGCGCAACACCACCGTGACATACTTGATAGAGACCACCACCGTCAACAGCCAGAACAACAAGGACAACACCCCATAGACCTGCTCGGCGCCGGGCTGTCCATAAGGACTCAAGGCCACTTTCATGGTGTAGAGCGGGCTGGTTCCAATATCGCCGTACACCACGCCTAACGCGCCCATCAACAAGGCGGCCTGAGCCGCTTTTTTGGGGTTTTCTGTTGCTGTGTTCAAGGCTTAATTTCCAATCAAAGTATCGTGCCGGGTCAGACGCGCGCCAATACGCGGACCGGGAAAAACAATGGTGATGCGGGTACCGGGAAAATCAGGACGGCTCATCAGGCTCCACCAGGCCCCATGCGCACGGGCAATTTCCTGCACAATGGCCAAGCCCAAACCGGAGCCACCCGCCTGCGTGCCAGGGGAACGGTAAAAGGCCTCAAACACGCGCTGCTGTTCGCTGGCCTCGATACCCGGCCCGTGATCCTCCACCGACAAGGAAGGCGGGTTACTGGCCACCCGCAAGACAATCCGGTCTGTCCCTAGCCCATAGCGCAGGGCGTTATCCATCAAATTCGACAAAAGTTCCCGCAATAGTATGGGGGCGGCATCAATCCAGACCGGCTTTTCAGGTGCCAGCAAATGGATTTCCACACCATGCTGACGCGCCTGCAAGAACCAGTCCCCGCCCTCCTCGCGCACCCACTCACACAAATCCAGACGCACAAAACTGTCCTTGATATTGTTGTCTGCATCGGTGCGCGCCAACACCAGCAACTGCTGGCCTAAACGAATCATTCGGTCTGACACACTTTTGATGCGCTCGGCCCGTTGGCGAATGTCCTCCGGCAAGGGTCGCGCCAGCATCAGCTCGGACTCGAGTTGCAAACCAGTCAGCGGGGTACGCAGTTGATGCGCTGCATGACCAATAAAACGTTTTTGCGCCTGCAGGGTATCACGCTGGCGTTCCAGCAGCTCATTAAAGTGCTCAACCAGCGGCACCACTTCCGCAGGCAAGGCACTGGCATCCAGGCGCTCAAAGTCATCATCGGAGCGGTTGCGGATCTGTTGTGATAAATCATCAATAGAAGCCAACTGGGAGCGAATCCCTGACAACAACACCCAGGCAATCAGACTGACCAGCAAGACCTGACTGAGCGCCATGGTCCAGAAGATATCGCGCAGCAGCCAATCTTCCAGGCTCATGCGACGTGTCAGTATCCAGGTAACACTCAAATCGAGCACCACCAGAATCGAGATTGGAGGAAACAAACGGCCCATCAATTTGCGGGCCAAAGAACCGGGGGCTAAAAAACGCTCCAGCCAGCCTCGCAACAAGGAGGTTTTTACCGCTGGAGAAAGATGCTGATCGGGCATGGTTGACCTGGATTTTCAGACAGCGGGGATGGGCGGCCATTATGCTTCGGCCACGTTCTCCACATCGAGCAAATAGCCAAAGCCACGCACAGTCTGTATAACCGCCCCGGTACCTTCCAGACGCTTGCGCAGACGATACACATAGACCTCGACCGCATTGTCGCTGAAATCAGCATCCCAGGCAGATAAGGAGTTGATAATTTGCTGCTTGGTAACGACACGGCCTGCGCGCATCATCAACATCTCCAGTACGGACAATTCCCGCACGGACAAAGTGACACGTTGGCCCGCACAGCGCAGCTCGCGGCCAATGGTATCAAAGCTCAAGGGGCCAACATCAATAACGGGCTGTACTTGACCGCTACGCCGGCGGCCAAATACGCGTACACGGGCAGCCAGCTCGGACAGGTCAAAAGGTTTGATCAGGTAATCGTCCGCACCCGCATCCAGCCCACCGACCCGGTCATCCACACCATCACGCGCCGTCAGAATAAGAACGGGAATGGCATTACCCTGTTGACGCAATTGGCGCAACACATCCAGACCGCTGATGCCGGGCAAGTTCAAGTCCAAAAGCAGAAGATCGTAGACCTGGGCAGCCAGCTCCTTCAAGGCACTTTCACCTTCCTGAAGCCAATCAACAGCGTAGCCCTGATCGTTGAGAAATTCCTGCAATGCGGCGCCCAGTATGGCGTCGTCTTCGATAACTAGTACACGCATTCGGGAGATTTTATTACGGAACTGGCCCCTCGCGTTGCCAATACACAGCGAGGGGCCAGAAAAAACAACACGAACCAGAACCAGGGATTACTGAGCGGGCACAGGCTCGACTGTCTGCTGGGTGGCTGCTGCACCATCCTTGCTTTCCCCGCCTTCACCCGCAGTCTTGCTCGTTGGGCCGGGACGAGTAATGAAACCCAGACGAGTCAGGCCGGAAGC is a genomic window containing:
- a CDS encoding Na+/H+ antiporter subunit E; translation: MRRYTKHLFLPLLLLGLWLLLNDSLSAGYVVLGLFLAIALSLAAIPFRPVKASIRHPFLALKLVCQVTRDIVLSNIAVGHLVLKGSKAPRPGFLAIPLRLTDPHALAALACIITYTPGTVWAGFDYETRILSLHILDLQDEQVWLDTIQKRYQEPLLEIFQ
- a CDS encoding K+/H+ antiporter subunit F; its protein translation is MIDIVYWACQFALGCFVLGMGCAVIRLLKGPSAADRVLALDTMYINGMLALLALGIRFDSTLYFDIALLIALFGFVGSAAMAKFLLRAEVIEP
- the mnhG gene encoding monovalent cation/H(+) antiporter subunit G, whose translation is MNTTLLPWWLAIPVALLLVLSGIVALVGSAGLLRFKHFYSRIHAPTMGNTLGTFFMVLAVAISASHLMSRPILHPLILSVLLIITSPVTTILLMRAAIKREHRQRLAEYGPDEPGYLDMPHKAPLPTEVLEPHANDQSQVKK
- a CDS encoding potassium transporter Kup, producing MGALGVVYGDIGTSPLYTMKVALSPYGQPGAEQVYGVLSLLFWLLTVVVSIKYVTVVLRLDNKGEGGTLALMELAARAIQGPRRQIIVVLGLIGAALFYGDSIITPAISVMSALEGIGMVSHVLDPWIVPLSLGVLLALFLIQSHGTGTMGKLFGPIMLTWFLVLGGLGLWRVIEHPQVLLALDPRWAVAFVAEAPWQTFLLLGALVLALTGAEALYADMGHFGRPLIRKAWFMIVMPCLVLCYFGQGALLISDPTAIRNPFFFLAPNWALVPMVMLATVATVIASQSVISGAFSVTRQAVQLGFWPRMIIQHTSAKEEGQIYLPRVNLLLCVAVMILVLSFGSSDRLAHAYGFAVTGTMLMTSLLALLLLPRRASGVKRWAWLGLLGIFLVLDVLLFSANALKIMEGGWLPLLVGSVLLGLMLTWRQGRAALHERLLENKQPLKEFLLNLEEYAPTRVPGTAVFMSTIPDSVPPALLHNLKHNKVLHEQVLFLTVTSAGVPYVPFGERYALQRLSRGSWQAVASWGFKQEPNVPQLLEQIALEHPELNLEPMQTSYFLSRQTVMIQSRQPWYLGWRRRLFAFMARNASRSTRFFKIPPNRVVEMGIQVEL
- a CDS encoding HAMP domain-containing sensor histidine kinase, translated to MPDQHLSPAVKTSLLRGWLERFLAPGSLARKLMGRLFPPISILVVLDLSVTWILTRRMSLEDWLLRDIFWTMALSQVLLVSLIAWVLLSGIRSQLASIDDLSQQIRNRSDDDFERLDASALPAEVVPLVEHFNELLERQRDTLQAQKRFIGHAAHQLRTPLTGLQLESELMLARPLPEDIRQRAERIKSVSDRMIRLGQQLLVLARTDADNNIKDSFVRLDLCEWVREEGGDWFLQARQHGVEIHLLAPEKPVWIDAAPILLRELLSNLMDNALRYGLGTDRIVLRVASNPPSLSVEDHGPGIEASEQQRVFEAFYRSPGTQAGGSGLGLAIVQEIARAHGAWWSLMSRPDFPGTRITIVFPGPRIGARLTRHDTLIGN
- a CDS encoding response regulator transcription factor encodes the protein MRVLVIEDDAILGAALQEFLNDQGYAVDWLQEGESALKELAAQVYDLLLLDLNLPGISGLDVLRQLRQQGNAIPVLILTARDGVDDRVGGLDAGADDYLIKPFDLSELAARVRVFGRRRSGQVQPVIDVGPLSFDTIGRELRCAGQRVTLSVRELSVLEMLMMRAGRVVTKQQIINSLSAWDADFSDNAVEVYVYRLRKRLEGTGAVIQTVRGFGYLLDVENVAEA